One genomic segment of Clostridium saccharoperbutylacetonicum N1-4(HMT) includes these proteins:
- a CDS encoding glycosyltransferase, producing the protein MPYHERKRWLHYKSPADIQPGYLFYCWLNRTDPLPKNKIIPDIQFSSDTPLVSVFTAAYKSKEKIQRPYRSLLNQTYTNWEWVIVDDSGDEDATYNQDLLPLDDPRVRRFRQDYRNGYIGATKRYAAGLCTGEILVEVDHDDELTPDCLEKIVHTFQKHPECGFAYGESAEVYVGSNDAQWYGWDCGFGYGIYYRVWVHEMNRWQNVLRNTVINGTTIRHLVGLPNHPRAWTRECYHLLGGHREELLVADDYDMLVRSFLCTRYVCIPDLVYIQYRNENGDNSTFTRNQQIQILVSELYRYYSERIHARVNELGVHEYVSYSRVWEREPNDVALKAANIINEDSSRISMLFPIPYSCSAIKHDQLITTIQKGIETNFKEIEVVVVGYIPEEVESFASKAPMGAIRWWPMEPKDSLETCIQYAKFCSSCKEKVVILPESLQE; encoded by the coding sequence ATGCCTTATCATGAGAGAAAGCGTTGGTTACATTACAAGTCTCCAGCGGACATTCAACCAGGTTATTTATTTTACTGCTGGCTCAACCGGACGGATCCACTCCCTAAAAATAAAATAATACCTGATATTCAGTTTTCATCTGATACTCCATTAGTGTCAGTGTTCACAGCTGCATATAAATCAAAAGAAAAAATTCAGCGTCCTTATCGATCCTTATTGAATCAGACCTATACCAATTGGGAATGGGTAATTGTAGATGATTCTGGTGATGAGGATGCCACATACAATCAAGACTTACTACCGCTAGATGACCCACGTGTGAGGAGATTTCGACAAGATTACCGCAATGGCTATATTGGAGCAACTAAACGGTATGCAGCAGGTCTGTGTACGGGAGAAATTTTAGTAGAAGTAGATCATGATGATGAGCTAACTCCTGATTGTTTAGAGAAAATAGTCCATACATTTCAGAAGCATCCTGAATGTGGCTTTGCATATGGGGAGAGTGCAGAGGTGTACGTAGGGAGCAACGATGCACAATGGTATGGTTGGGATTGTGGCTTTGGATACGGTATATATTATCGGGTTTGGGTACATGAAATGAATCGATGGCAAAATGTGTTAAGAAATACTGTCATCAATGGGACTACCATACGTCATTTAGTTGGGTTGCCCAATCATCCACGTGCGTGGACAAGAGAGTGTTACCATCTGCTTGGAGGGCACCGCGAAGAACTATTGGTCGCAGATGATTATGACATGCTAGTTAGATCATTTCTTTGCACTAGGTATGTATGCATTCCTGATTTGGTCTATATACAATATAGAAATGAGAATGGGGATAACTCAACTTTTACTAGAAATCAGCAGATCCAAATTCTCGTAAGTGAATTGTACAGATATTATAGTGAAAGAATCCATGCAAGAGTTAATGAACTTGGAGTACATGAATATGTGTCATATAGTCGTGTATGGGAGAGAGAACCTAATGACGTAGCTCTTAAAGCAGCTAATATAATTAATGAGGATTCATCTAGAATTTCAATGTTGTTTCCAATTCCATACTCTTGTTCTGCAATTAAGCATGACCAATTAATTACGACTATTCAAAAGGGTATAGAAACTAACTTTAAAGAAATAGAAGTAGTGGTTGTAGGTTATATTCCTGAAGAGGTCGAGTCTTTTGCATCTAAAGCGCCTATGGGAGCAATTCGATGGTGGCCAATGGAGCCAAAGGATTCATTAGAAACCTGTATCCAATATGCCAAATTTTGCTCTTCATGTAAAGAAAAAGTTGTTATACTACCAGAATCGCTACAAGAATGA
- a CDS encoding glycosyltransferase — MEQELQNMKKQIKDNIQYLLDNKKLEKSLFLIDKYFKVVSFDPEMYSLKLIITMMKGITLDSENILKNVLEREPYNEELLFNLSYLMDKKKEEKQALEYFCKAKLFNPSSNVNVGDVISNFKPISSNLRILNGTIEIANQINTITKGLRKLGLEAKALNYYPSYLGYKCDYVLDINLYKDINAANVETKKLAAKMIAENDVFHFHFGTSLAIDYSDLQLLKKLGKKVLMQHWGSDVRMYSKAVMVSPNVKVKELDENTIKRRLDFLSKNISHCAVCDYELYDYVKDYYENIHIIRQCIDLSDFKLNNAKNDKLLIVHAPTNREIKGTKYILKAIEDLKLSYDFDFKLIENMSYEDAMKTYRNADVVIDQLLIGSYGLVAIENMALGKPVICYINEKMKEKYPSELPIISCGIEDIKEKIEYLIKNQDALKIIGLNGRKYVEKYHDINKLNSEIVKIYEEI; from the coding sequence ATGGAACAAGAATTACAAAATATGAAAAAGCAGATAAAAGATAATATACAATATTTATTAGATAATAAGAAATTAGAAAAATCATTATTTCTTATAGATAAATACTTTAAAGTTGTTTCGTTTGATCCAGAAATGTATTCACTGAAATTGATTATAACTATGATGAAAGGAATTACTTTAGATTCTGAAAATATATTAAAAAATGTATTAGAAAGAGAACCATATAATGAAGAGTTATTATTTAATCTTAGTTACTTAATGGATAAAAAGAAAGAAGAGAAACAAGCCTTAGAATATTTTTGCAAGGCAAAATTGTTTAATCCAAGTAGCAATGTAAATGTTGGAGATGTAATTTCGAATTTTAAACCTATAAGTAGTAATTTGAGGATTTTAAATGGTACTATCGAAATTGCAAATCAAATAAACACTATAACAAAAGGTCTTAGGAAATTGGGATTAGAGGCAAAAGCGTTAAATTATTACCCGAGTTATCTAGGATATAAATGCGATTATGTATTAGACATTAATTTATATAAAGATATTAATGCAGCAAATGTAGAAACAAAAAAGCTTGCTGCTAAAATGATAGCAGAAAATGATGTATTCCATTTTCATTTTGGAACGAGCTTAGCTATAGATTATAGTGATTTGCAGCTTCTTAAAAAATTAGGTAAAAAAGTTTTAATGCAACATTGGGGATCTGATGTAAGAATGTATTCTAAAGCAGTTATGGTAAGTCCAAATGTGAAAGTTAAAGAATTAGATGAAAATACAATAAAAAGACGGTTAGATTTTTTATCAAAGAATATTTCACACTGCGCGGTTTGTGATTACGAATTATATGATTATGTAAAAGATTATTATGAAAATATTCATATAATACGTCAATGCATAGATTTAAGTGATTTCAAGTTAAATAATGCTAAGAATGATAAATTATTAATAGTTCATGCACCAACCAATAGAGAAATTAAAGGCACAAAATATATTCTAAAAGCTATAGAAGATTTAAAACTGAGCTATGATTTCGATTTTAAACTTATAGAAAATATGAGTTATGAAGATGCAATGAAAACTTATAGAAATGCTGATGTTGTTATTGATCAGTTGTTAATAGGTTCATATGGATTGGTGGCAATTGAAAATATGGCATTAGGTAAACCAGTAATATGTTATATAAATGAGAAGATGAAAGAAAAATATCCAAGTGAATTACCAATAATTTCATGTGGAATTGAAGATATTAAAGAAAAAATAGAATATTTAATAAAAAATCAGGATGCTTTAAAAATAATTGGGCTCAATGGACGCAAATATGTAGAAAAATATCATGATATCAATAAGCTGAATTCTGAGATAGTTAAAATATACGAAGAAATATAA
- a CDS encoding NAD-dependent epimerase/dehydratase family protein → MVKDKKILITGGAGFIGSKICERLLNNNEILIYDNLNRNSVKETELLKMKNIKLVKGDILDYKSLKSAVDEFKPEIVIHLAAIAGIDTVIRNPVKTMKVNMIGTYNVVESIKDYIKQMDRFINISTSEVFGSYAFKVDEQSTTNLAPVGEARWTYSVSKLAGEHLAHSYYKEYGLPAISVRPFNIYGEGQVGEGAIHSFILKALKEEDMEIHGDGDQIRSWCYIEDFVDGIMLCLEKKEAIGNSFNIGNPRGTITISMLAHSIKTISNSKSNLVYVPKNYVDVEIRIPSIDKAKEILGYQPKYDLISGLEKTIAWYRGNMK, encoded by the coding sequence ATGGTAAAAGATAAAAAAATACTGATTACAGGTGGAGCTGGATTTATTGGAAGTAAGATATGTGAAAGACTATTAAATAATAATGAAATATTAATTTATGATAATCTGAATAGAAACTCGGTCAAAGAAACTGAATTACTTAAGATGAAAAATATAAAATTGGTTAAAGGAGATATACTAGATTATAAATCTTTAAAAAGTGCAGTGGATGAATTTAAACCTGAAATAGTAATACATTTAGCAGCTATAGCAGGAATTGATACTGTAATAAGAAATCCAGTAAAAACAATGAAGGTGAATATGATAGGTACTTATAATGTTGTAGAGTCTATTAAAGATTATATAAAACAGATGGATAGATTCATTAATATATCAACTAGTGAAGTATTTGGATCATATGCATTCAAAGTAGATGAACAAAGTACTACAAATTTAGCACCTGTAGGAGAAGCTAGATGGACATATTCTGTAAGTAAACTTGCAGGAGAACATTTAGCACATAGTTATTATAAGGAATATGGATTACCTGCAATTTCAGTAAGACCTTTCAATATATATGGAGAAGGACAGGTAGGAGAAGGTGCAATTCATTCATTTATATTAAAAGCATTAAAAGAGGAGGATATGGAAATCCATGGTGATGGAGATCAAATAAGATCATGGTGCTATATAGAGGATTTTGTTGATGGCATAATGCTTTGTTTAGAAAAAAAAGAAGCAATAGGAAATTCTTTTAACATTGGAAATCCAAGAGGAACCATTACAATTTCTATGCTTGCTCATAGTATAAAAACCATATCAAATTCAAAGTCAAATTTAGTATATGTGCCAAAAAACTATGTTGATGTAGAAATAAGAATTCCAAGCATTGATAAAGCAAAAGAAATATTGGGGTATCAACCTAAATATGATTTGATTTCTGGATTGGAGAAAACAATTGCGTGGTATAGAGGAAATATGAAATAA
- a CDS encoding glycosyltransferase: protein MNNNKIAFIICVLNESQFKACASYINDLEIPLGIEVDVISIRESNNIAQAYNNGLNQTDAKYKVYLHSNTYIISKSLIKDILDIFVNNNQVGLIGVVGAKRLPASGLWWNDVCKVGEVNILNNGTKEYYKLNNIIEKYEIVEAVDGLIMATQFDIKWKEEIFDGLYFYDISECMEFNKKGFQVVVPRQEKTWCIHDWGTEVDSELQNETEKYRKVFLKEYPIIENRNICTSEDLFDFNREEAMNILVQNRKILESYVYAMKNSLVLSDYESVSSNAYSFAAKASWDVYHPDFYQSPEIENMLLECANKLPAEDYVIKDRNSKKRKVLHVLSEGYSTGGHTRLAKNWIKGDADSIHSLVTTWQIESTPQWLLDEIKNSGGWIFSLETVSDKHVERAAKLRKLAYEWADIVVLHMHMMDPIPVIAFGIDDGPPVIYMNHGDHLFWLGASIADLVVDLRPSGQKLTLTRRSCNNSFILPIPLEAKKVFNRNEIRGKYKINENEIVILTIASNYKFRSINDYNYINIIKEIVSKVDNCRAYIIGPNDIGKWHEINVETGGKVRALGVVTEIEEFYQISDVYLDCFMMGSMTSLLDASKYGLSIIKFTNNYCPILTEFDEEFEVCSYNNINDIIQEINEIKNGNIETYEKYKSVNDAIEKNHILDTKEKIKNIYSRVDNHRVNRKLTISNGTEDYDLFWILLINRGYVY from the coding sequence ATGGATTAAATCAAACAGATGCTAAATACAAGGTTTATCTTCATAGTAATACTTATATAATAAGTAAAAGCTTAATAAAAGATATATTAGATATTTTTGTTAATAATAACCAAGTAGGTCTAATTGGCGTTGTTGGAGCAAAAAGATTACCGGCTAGTGGTTTATGGTGGAATGATGTATGTAAAGTAGGAGAAGTAAATATTTTAAATAATGGAACTAAAGAATATTATAAATTAAATAACATTATAGAGAAATATGAAATTGTTGAGGCTGTAGATGGATTAATAATGGCAACGCAATTTGATATAAAATGGAAAGAAGAAATATTTGATGGTTTGTATTTTTATGATATTTCAGAGTGTATGGAGTTTAATAAAAAAGGCTTTCAAGTTGTAGTTCCAAGACAAGAAAAAACATGGTGTATACATGATTGGGGTACTGAAGTTGATAGCGAACTTCAAAATGAAACTGAAAAATACAGAAAAGTTTTTCTGAAAGAATATCCAATTATAGAAAATAGAAATATTTGTACATCAGAAGATTTGTTTGATTTCAATAGAGAAGAGGCTATGAATATATTGGTTCAAAATAGAAAAATTTTAGAAAGCTATGTTTATGCGATGAAAAATAGCCTAGTATTAAGTGATTATGAGAGTGTATCAAGTAATGCTTATAGTTTTGCAGCTAAGGCTTCTTGGGATGTTTATCACCCTGACTTTTATCAATCCCCTGAGATAGAGAATATGCTTTTAGAATGTGCAAATAAATTACCTGCAGAGGATTATGTTATAAAGGATAGAAATAGCAAAAAAAGAAAAGTACTTCATGTTTTGAGCGAAGGATACTCTACAGGAGGTCATACAAGATTAGCTAAAAATTGGATAAAAGGTGATGCTGATTCTATTCATTCGTTAGTTACTACCTGGCAAATAGAAAGTACTCCACAGTGGCTTTTGGATGAAATTAAAAATAGTGGCGGATGGATTTTTTCCCTTGAAACTGTTTCTGACAAGCATGTTGAAAGAGCTGCAAAGCTTAGAAAGCTAGCATATGAATGGGCTGATATTGTAGTGCTTCATATGCATATGATGGATCCAATACCAGTAATAGCATTTGGAATAGATGATGGACCACCTGTAATTTATATGAATCATGGAGATCATCTTTTTTGGCTTGGAGCAAGTATAGCTGATTTAGTTGTAGATCTTAGACCTTCTGGACAAAAGCTGACTTTGACTAGAAGAAGTTGTAATAATTCTTTTATATTACCTATACCGTTAGAAGCTAAAAAAGTTTTTAATAGAAATGAAATTAGGGGAAAATATAAAATAAACGAAAATGAAATTGTTATATTAACCATTGCTTCCAATTATAAATTTAGGAGTATCAATGATTATAATTATATTAATATTATAAAAGAGATAGTTAGCAAAGTTGATAATTGCAGAGCTTATATTATTGGTCCTAACGATATAGGAAAATGGCATGAAATAAATGTTGAAACAGGTGGAAAAGTAAGAGCATTAGGAGTAGTAACAGAAATAGAAGAATTTTATCAAATATCAGATGTCTATTTAGATTGTTTTATGATGGGAAGCATGACATCACTATTAGATGCTTCTAAATATGGACTATCAATAATAAAATTCACAAATAATTATTGCCCCATTCTTACTGAATTTGATGAAGAATTTGAAGTATGTAGTTATAACAATATAAATGACATTATACAAGAAATTAATGAAATAAAGAACGGTAATATTGAAACGTATGAGAAATATAAAAGTGTTAACGATGCTATAGAAAAAAATCATATATTGGATACTAAGGAAAAAATCAAAAATATATACAGTAGGGTAGATAATCACAGAGTAAATAGAAAATTGACCATAAGTAATGGTACAGAAGATTATGATCTTTTTTGGATTCTCTTAATTAATAGGGGATATGTTTACTAA
- a CDS encoding DNRLRE domain-containing protein — protein sequence MKSITIPAIKSLTISNKYPDKSLNEDTIIVGSDGEHNYYSYLFWDISSIPSNVIISSAKLTLFKADNFFYDTSKKISISPLYEYFSTYTTYNNSPNYNHNTIINFYPLTTNVSVTVDITTIVSSWIKNSLRNKGIILYGRNKDTLTSFGSATSSNSYLVPFIIINYEPYSNKCCKKDCNDKHSQNDYCKKDCNNKCFQVDCCKKDCDDKCFQDYCCGKCIKICKEELEAILFKVCKEACGNNCDPYPPNTSITRTVNVTGTVAPLSIYYIVVDLQVTRASSGQINNYYVSDEYDNSLNNNPLPIDKTYNIAISPPIQPGDTENVILYGSYKGF from the coding sequence ATGAAAAGTATTACGATTCCAGCTATTAAAAGTTTAACAATTTCAAATAAATATCCTGATAAAAGTTTAAATGAAGATACAATAATAGTAGGCTCTGATGGTGAACATAACTATTATAGCTATTTATTTTGGGATATCTCATCAATACCTTCTAATGTTATAATATCCAGTGCAAAGCTTACGCTTTTTAAGGCTGATAATTTTTTTTATGATACTAGCAAAAAAATCTCCATAAGTCCGCTTTATGAATACTTTAGCACCTATACAACTTATAACAATTCCCCTAATTATAATCACAATACTATAATAAATTTTTATCCATTGACTACTAATGTATCAGTAACAGTAGATATTACCACTATTGTTTCCTCATGGATAAAAAACAGCTTAAGGAATAAAGGTATAATACTTTATGGAAGAAATAAAGATACCCTTACAAGCTTTGGATCTGCTACAAGTTCAAACAGCTATCTTGTACCATTTATAATAATAAATTATGAGCCTTATTCTAATAAATGTTGTAAAAAAGATTGTAATGATAAGCACTCCCAAAATGATTATTGCAAAAAAGATTGTAATAACAAATGCTTTCAAGTTGATTGTTGTAAAAAAGATTGTGATGACAAATGCTTTCAAGATTATTGTTGTGGAAAATGTATAAAGATATGTAAAGAAGAACTTGAAGCTATTTTGTTTAAAGTGTGCAAAGAGGCTTGTGGAAATAACTGCGATCCCTATCCCCCAAATACTTCAATTACTAGAACGGTAAACGTTACGGGAACTGTAGCTCCATTATCAATTTATTATATAGTTGTTGATTTACAAGTAACTCGCGCTTCCAGTGGACAAATAAATAACTATTATGTATCTGATGAATATGATAATTCCCTAAATAATAATCCACTTCCTATAGATAAAACTTATAATATAGCAATAAGCCCTCCTATTCAGCCTGGAGATACAGAAAATGTAATCTTATATGGTTCCTATAAAGGCTTTTAA
- a CDS encoding aminotransferase class V-fold PLP-dependent enzyme has protein sequence MIYLDNAATSFPKPSAVYEEVLNCMRNYAASPGRGSYDMSIKAALKIMETREEICKLFNIPSPFNLIFTGNSTEALNIGIKGVLKKGDHVISTVIEHNSVLRPLHSMSKSGVEVTLVNVDKAGYVNINDIKEEIKKNTKMIIINHASNVLGSLQDIENIGNLSKVKGIIFMVDASQSAGVIPIDVERDNIDLLAFSGHKGLLGPQGTGCLFIRKGIKLKNFKEGGTGSNSHFMVQPDFMPDQFESGTLNTPGIAGLCEGIKFIKRVGVDNIQKCEKELISYLFEELKKLPYVKIYGNNSVKQRSPVLSFNIEGIDASIVGEQLNEEGIAVRTGYHCAPLIHDVIGTEYAGTVRVSPGYFNTFEDIEKLIVTILRIYKG, from the coding sequence ATGATTTATTTAGATAATGCAGCTACATCATTTCCAAAACCATCAGCAGTTTATGAAGAAGTACTAAATTGCATGAGAAATTATGCTGCTAGCCCAGGACGAGGTTCTTATGACATGTCTATAAAAGCAGCTCTAAAAATTATGGAAACAAGAGAAGAAATATGCAAATTATTTAATATTCCCAGTCCTTTTAACTTAATCTTTACAGGCAATTCAACCGAAGCATTAAATATAGGAATTAAAGGAGTTTTAAAAAAGGGAGATCATGTTATTAGTACAGTAATTGAACATAATTCTGTCTTAAGGCCATTGCATTCAATGAGCAAAAGCGGAGTTGAAGTCACTTTGGTAAATGTAGATAAAGCAGGGTATGTTAATATTAATGATATTAAGGAAGAGATTAAGAAAAATACTAAGATGATCATTATCAATCATGCATCTAATGTACTAGGTAGTCTTCAAGATATCGAAAATATTGGCAATCTTTCAAAGGTAAAAGGAATTATATTTATGGTGGATGCATCTCAAAGTGCTGGAGTTATTCCTATTGATGTGGAAAGAGATAACATTGATTTATTAGCATTCTCAGGGCATAAAGGATTATTGGGACCTCAAGGAACAGGATGCTTGTTTATACGAAAGGGAATAAAATTAAAGAATTTTAAAGAAGGTGGAACCGGAAGCAATTCTCATTTCATGGTTCAACCAGACTTCATGCCAGATCAGTTTGAAAGTGGAACTCTAAATACACCAGGAATTGCTGGTTTATGTGAAGGAATAAAATTCATTAAGAGAGTTGGAGTAGATAATATACAAAAATGTGAAAAAGAATTGATATCATATTTATTCGAGGAATTAAAAAAACTACCTTATGTAAAAATTTATGGGAATAATTCTGTAAAACAAAGAAGTCCAGTACTTTCCTTCAATATAGAGGGAATTGATGCTTCTATTGTTGGTGAACAACTGAATGAAGAAGGAATAGCTGTACGAACAGGTTACCATTGTGCACCTTTAATACATGACGTGATTGGTACAGAATATGCTGGTACTGTGAGAGTGAGTCCAGGATATTTTAATACCTTTGAGGATATAGAAAAACTAATAGTAACAATCCTGAGGATTTATAAAGGATAA
- a CDS encoding NAD-dependent epimerase/dehydratase family protein: MNRNIVITGGTGFLGGSLINTFKEDDILYNLGRNRNESCKNIYWNLRDSMENIEMPFDVDTIIHCASIVGDCNSNIRDYIDINVGATLELLEYSRKTGVKQFIYISTGGVYGFESNPFKEEEQCNPHGIYSLSKYFSEKLCMEYQNKIKITIIRVFFPYGKGQKGRLISNLIHKILKGEKVILNNEGMPLINPINIVDLCNLINGVVEKRLEGIFNACGDEIVSIKELCQRISDKFGINNVQYEFNNIECKNMLGDNKKIKDKLNYSMKVKLLDNI, from the coding sequence ATGAATAGAAATATAGTTATTACAGGTGGTACAGGATTTTTAGGAGGAAGTTTAATAAATACTTTTAAGGAAGATGATATATTATATAATTTGGGAAGAAATAGAAATGAAAGTTGTAAAAATATATATTGGAATTTAAGAGATAGCATGGAAAATATAGAAATGCCCTTCGATGTAGATACTATAATTCATTGTGCATCTATTGTAGGAGATTGTAATTCAAATATTAGGGACTATATAGATATTAATGTAGGAGCCACATTAGAACTTTTAGAATATAGTAGAAAAACGGGTGTGAAACAGTTTATCTATATCTCCACTGGAGGAGTGTATGGATTTGAAAGTAATCCATTTAAAGAAGAGGAACAATGCAATCCACATGGTATATATAGTTTATCCAAGTACTTTTCAGAAAAGCTTTGCATGGAATATCAAAATAAAATTAAAATCACAATTATAAGAGTTTTTTTCCCATATGGAAAAGGTCAGAAAGGAAGATTAATTTCAAATCTTATTCACAAGATATTAAAAGGTGAGAAGGTAATTTTAAATAATGAAGGAATGCCGTTAATTAATCCAATTAATATTGTAGATTTATGTAATCTTATTAATGGGGTTGTTGAGAAAAGGCTTGAAGGGATATTCAATGCATGTGGAGACGAAATAGTATCTATAAAAGAACTTTGTCAAAGAATAAGCGATAAGTTTGGTATTAATAATGTACAATATGAATTTAATAATATAGAATGTAAAAATATGTTAGGAGACAATAAAAAAATAAAGGACAAATTAAATTATTCTATGAAAGTAAAATTATTAGATAATATATAG
- a CDS encoding flavin monoamine oxidase family protein — protein MNSYGNSNSPYQIDNPGECERYTMLEYILKMQNRLDDLSNIIDLMSPPKDITDICPTGCAKNVKVAVIGAGEAGLAAAFELRKTGCNITLFEASHRIGGRVYTYYFDRNRKYYGELGPMSIPVSHETTWHYINLFKLHTSPFVHHNDNGLFYVRDERAINDAKGKSVENNIYPKFNLSQIERKKAWSELHEKIYIKYLRSLPIELRRELIQVKSEYSKSIIEIDKLNYRNAYENVDLSQDSISMLAYLEGKEQFFSLSLTEMLQQYYTADFEYTYRITDGMINLPHSLYEALCDKKEEAYRGISKEQLGKIEIKMGFPVSGIYNSFSKDKIILKYTDYRNTKETSEEFDYVICAIPFSSLRRIEIEPLFSTTKMQAINEMNYEIAQKIYLHLKERFWEMGNASKKIVGGCSFTDLPLVSIHYPSDHAKPVANKYGKWVLKPGASPEEAGVLLASYSWCQDAVRLGNENPELQIDDVMRYIEKVHGLSPHYLDDKLIDYKSLIWSDVQYIWTAGALSKPEDKTLFSYAVTVPEMGDRVFFAGEHISQKHVSQQGALQSGMIAANEVAKKMKDN, from the coding sequence ATGAATTCTTATGGTAATTCAAACTCTCCTTATCAAATAGATAATCCTGGTGAGTGCGAAAGATATACAATGCTTGAATATATACTAAAGATGCAGAATAGATTAGATGATTTAAGTAATATAATTGATTTGATGAGCCCACCGAAAGATATAACTGATATTTGTCCGACTGGGTGTGCTAAAAATGTTAAAGTGGCAGTAATTGGTGCCGGAGAAGCTGGATTAGCTGCTGCCTTTGAACTAAGAAAGACAGGTTGTAACATTACTTTATTTGAAGCAAGCCATCGAATAGGAGGAAGGGTATACACTTATTACTTTGATAGAAATAGAAAGTACTATGGTGAATTAGGTCCAATGAGTATACCAGTATCACATGAGACTACCTGGCATTATATAAATCTTTTTAAACTTCATACAAGCCCTTTTGTACATCATAATGATAATGGTTTGTTTTATGTTAGAGATGAACGGGCGATTAATGATGCTAAAGGGAAAAGTGTGGAAAATAATATATATCCTAAGTTTAATTTAAGCCAAATTGAGAGAAAAAAAGCATGGTCTGAACTCCATGAAAAGATATATATAAAATATTTAAGATCTCTTCCAATAGAATTAAGAAGGGAATTAATTCAAGTTAAATCTGAATATTCAAAGAGTATAATAGAAATAGATAAATTAAATTATAGAAATGCATATGAGAATGTGGATCTTAGTCAGGATTCTATATCAATGCTTGCGTATTTGGAAGGCAAAGAACAGTTTTTTAGTTTAAGTCTTACTGAAATGCTTCAGCAATACTATACAGCAGATTTTGAATATACTTATCGTATTACCGATGGTATGATTAATTTACCTCATTCATTATATGAAGCGCTTTGTGACAAAAAGGAAGAGGCTTATAGAGGTATTAGTAAAGAACAATTAGGTAAAATAGAAATAAAAATGGGTTTCCCTGTTAGTGGAATATATAATTCTTTTTCAAAAGATAAAATTATACTTAAATATACGGATTATAGAAATACTAAAGAAACATCTGAAGAATTCGATTACGTAATATGTGCCATACCATTCTCAAGCCTAAGGAGAATTGAAATTGAACCTCTTTTTTCAACTACTAAGATGCAGGCTATAAATGAAATGAACTATGAAATAGCACAGAAGATATATCTACATCTTAAGGAAAGATTTTGGGAAATGGGAAATGCATCAAAAAAGATAGTAGGAGGATGTTCTTTTACGGATCTTCCTTTAGTTTCAATTCACTATCCTTCAGATCATGCAAAACCTGTAGCTAATAAATATGGCAAATGGGTATTAAAGCCTGGGGCAAGCCCTGAAGAGGCTGGTGTATTACTAGCTAGCTATAGCTGGTGCCAAGACGCAGTGAGATTGGGAAATGAAAATCCAGAATTGCAAATTGATGATGTAATGAGATATATAGAAAAAGTTCATGGACTTTCGCCTCATTATTTAGATGACAAGTTAATTGACTATAAGTCATTAATTTGGTCGGATGTACAATATATATGGACTGCAGGAGCATTATCAAAGCCGGAGGATAAAACGCTTTTTTCCTATGCTGTTACAGTTCCCGAAATGGGAGACAGGGTGTTCTTTGCAGGAGAGCATATTTCACAAAAGCATGTTTCTCAGCAAGGGGCTCTTCAAAGTGGAATGATTGCTGCTAATGAAGTAGCGAAGAAGATGAAGGATAATTAG